Proteins encoded in a region of the Homo sapiens chromosome 20, GRCh38.p14 Primary Assembly genome:
- the ADRM1 gene encoding proteasomal ubiquitin receptor ADRM1 isoform X2, which yields MTTSGALFPSLVPGSRGASNKYLVEFRAGKMSLKGTTVTPDKRKGLVYIQQTDDSLIHFCWKDRTSGNVEDEPKTDQDEEHCRKVNEYLNNPPMPGALGASGSSGHELSALGGEGGLQSLLGNMSHSQLMQLIGPAGLGGLGGLGALTGPGLASLLGSSGPPGSSSSSSSRSQSAAVTPSSTTSSTRATPAPSAPAAASATSPSPAPSSGNGASTAASPTQPIQLSDLQSILATMNVPAGPAGGQQVDLASVLTPEIMAPILANADVQERLLPYLPSGESLPQTADEIQNTLTSPQFQQMWKRLPKPCRTTPSPSRKRATRRTRRTKRRT from the exons ATGACGACCTCAGGCGCGCTCTTTCCAAGCCTGGTGCCAGGCTCTCGGGGCGCCTCCAACAAGTACTTGGTGGAGTTTCGGGCGGGAAAGATGTCCCTGAAGGGGACCACCGTGACTCCGGATAAGCGGAAAGGGCTGGTGTACATTCAGCAGACGGACGACTCGCTTATTCACTTCTGCTGGAAGGACAGGACGTCCGGGAACGTGGAAGAC GAACCCAAGACAGACCAGGATGAGGAGCATTGCCGGAAAGTCAACGAGTATCTGAACAACCCCCCGATGCCTGGGGCGCTGGGGGCCAGCGGAAGCAGCGGCCACGAACTCTCTGCGCTAGGCG GTGAGGGTGGCCTGCAGAGCCTGCTGGGAAACATGAGCCACAGCCAGCTCATGCAGCTCATCGGACCAGCCGGCCTTGGAGGACTGG GTGGGCTGGGGGCCCTGACTGGACCTGGCCTGGCCAGCTTACTGGGGAGCAGTGGGCCTCCAGGGAGCAGCTCCTCCTCCAG CTCCCGGAGCCAGTCGGCAGCGGTCACCCCGTCATCCACCACCTCTTCCACCCGTGCCACCCCAGCCCCTTCTGCTCCAGCAGCTGCCTCAGCAACTAGCCCGAGCCCCGCGCCCAGTTCCGGGAATGGAGCCAGCACAGCAGCCAGCCCGACCCAGCCCATCCAGCTGAGCGACCTCCAGAGCATCCTGGCCACGATGAACGTACCAGCCGGGCCAGCAGGCGGCCAGCAAG TGGACCTGGCCAGTGTGCTGACGCCGGAGATAATGGCTCCCATCCTCGCCAACGCGGATGTCCAGGAGCGCCTGCTTCCCTACTTGCCATCTGGGGAGTCGCTGCCGCAGACCGCGGATGAGATCCAGAATACCCTGACCTCGCCCCAGTTCCAGCAG ATGTGGAAGCGTTTGCCAAAGCCATGCAGAACAACGCCAAGCCCGAGCAGAAAGAGGGCGACACGAAGGACAAGAAGGACGAAGAGGAGGACATGA
- the ADRM1 gene encoding proteasomal ubiquitin receptor ADRM1 isoform 1 (isoform 1 is encoded by transcript variant 1) yields the protein MTTSGALFPSLVPGSRGASNKYLVEFRAGKMSLKGTTVTPDKRKGLVYIQQTDDSLIHFCWKDRTSGNVEDDLIIFPDDCEFKRVPQCPSGRVYVLKFKAGSKRLFFWMQEPKTDQDEEHCRKVNEYLNNPPMPGALGASGSSGHELSALGGEGGLQSLLGNMSHSQLMQLIGPAGLGGLGGLGALTGPGLASLLGSSGPPGSSSSSSSRSQSAAVTPSSTTSSTRATPAPSAPAAASATSPSPAPSSGNGASTAASPTQPIQLSDLQSILATMNVPAGPAGGQQVDLASVLTPEIMAPILANADVQERLLPYLPSGESLPQTADEIQNTLTSPQFQQALGMFSAALASGQLGPLMCQFGLPAEAVEAANKGDVEAFAKAMQNNAKPEQKEGDTKDKKDEEEDMSLD from the exons ATGACGACCTCAGGCGCGCTCTTTCCAAGCCTGGTGCCAGGCTCTCGGGGCGCCTCCAACAAGTACTTGGTGGAGTTTCGGGCGGGAAAGATGTCCCTGAAGGGGACCACCGTGACTCCGGATAAGCGGAAAGGGCTGGTGTACATTCAGCAGACGGACGACTCGCTTATTCACTTCTGCTGGAAGGACAGGACGTCCGGGAACGTGGAAGAC GACTTGATCATCTTCCCTGACGACTGTGAGTTCAAGCGGGTGCCGCAGTGCCCCAGCGGGAGGGTCTACGTGCTGAAGTTCAAGGCAGGGTCCAAGCGGCTTTTCTTCTGGATGCAG GAACCCAAGACAGACCAGGATGAGGAGCATTGCCGGAAAGTCAACGAGTATCTGAACAACCCCCCGATGCCTGGGGCGCTGGGGGCCAGCGGAAGCAGCGGCCACGAACTCTCTGCGCTAGGCG GTGAGGGTGGCCTGCAGAGCCTGCTGGGAAACATGAGCCACAGCCAGCTCATGCAGCTCATCGGACCAGCCGGCCTTGGAGGACTGG GTGGGCTGGGGGCCCTGACTGGACCTGGCCTGGCCAGCTTACTGGGGAGCAGTGGGCCTCCAGGGAGCAGCTCCTCCTCCAG CTCCCGGAGCCAGTCGGCAGCGGTCACCCCGTCATCCACCACCTCTTCCACCCGTGCCACCCCAGCCCCTTCTGCTCCAGCAGCTGCCTCAGCAACTAGCCCGAGCCCCGCGCCCAGTTCCGGGAATGGAGCCAGCACAGCAGCCAGCCCGACCCAGCCCATCCAGCTGAGCGACCTCCAGAGCATCCTGGCCACGATGAACGTACCAGCCGGGCCAGCAGGCGGCCAGCAAG TGGACCTGGCCAGTGTGCTGACGCCGGAGATAATGGCTCCCATCCTCGCCAACGCGGATGTCCAGGAGCGCCTGCTTCCCTACTTGCCATCTGGGGAGTCGCTGCCGCAGACCGCGGATGAGATCCAGAATACCCTGACCTCGCCCCAGTTCCAGCAG GCCCTGGGCATGTTCAGCGCAGCCTTGGCCTCGGGGCAGCTGGGCCCCCTCATGTGCCAGTTCGGTCTGCCTGCAGAGGCTGTGGAGGCCGCCAACAAGGGCG ATGTGGAAGCGTTTGCCAAAGCCATGCAGAACAACGCCAAGCCCGAGCAGAAAGAGGGCGACACGAAGGACAAGAAGGACGAAGAGGAGGACATGAGCCTGGACTGA
- the ADRM1 gene encoding proteasomal ubiquitin receptor ADRM1 isoform X1, with product MTTSGALFPSLVPGSRGASNKYLVEFRAGKMSLKGTTVTPDKRKGLVYIQQTDDSLIHFCWKDRTSGNVEDDLIIFPDDCEFKRVPQCPSGRVYVLKFKAGSKRLFFWMQEPKTDQDEEHCRKVNEYLNNPPMPGALGASGSSGHELSALGGEGGLQSLLGNMSHSQLMQLIGPAGLGGLGGLGALTGPGLASLLGSSGPPGSSSSSSSRSQSAAVTPSSTTSSTRATPAPSAPAAASATSPSPAPSSGNGASTAASPTQPIQLSDLQSILATMNVPAGPAGGQQVDLASVLTPEIMAPILANADVQERLLPYLPSGESLPQTADEIQNTLTSPQFQQMWKRLPKPCRTTPSPSRKRATRRTRRTKRRT from the exons ATGACGACCTCAGGCGCGCTCTTTCCAAGCCTGGTGCCAGGCTCTCGGGGCGCCTCCAACAAGTACTTGGTGGAGTTTCGGGCGGGAAAGATGTCCCTGAAGGGGACCACCGTGACTCCGGATAAGCGGAAAGGGCTGGTGTACATTCAGCAGACGGACGACTCGCTTATTCACTTCTGCTGGAAGGACAGGACGTCCGGGAACGTGGAAGAC GACTTGATCATCTTCCCTGACGACTGTGAGTTCAAGCGGGTGCCGCAGTGCCCCAGCGGGAGGGTCTACGTGCTGAAGTTCAAGGCAGGGTCCAAGCGGCTTTTCTTCTGGATGCAG GAACCCAAGACAGACCAGGATGAGGAGCATTGCCGGAAAGTCAACGAGTATCTGAACAACCCCCCGATGCCTGGGGCGCTGGGGGCCAGCGGAAGCAGCGGCCACGAACTCTCTGCGCTAGGCG GTGAGGGTGGCCTGCAGAGCCTGCTGGGAAACATGAGCCACAGCCAGCTCATGCAGCTCATCGGACCAGCCGGCCTTGGAGGACTGG GTGGGCTGGGGGCCCTGACTGGACCTGGCCTGGCCAGCTTACTGGGGAGCAGTGGGCCTCCAGGGAGCAGCTCCTCCTCCAG CTCCCGGAGCCAGTCGGCAGCGGTCACCCCGTCATCCACCACCTCTTCCACCCGTGCCACCCCAGCCCCTTCTGCTCCAGCAGCTGCCTCAGCAACTAGCCCGAGCCCCGCGCCCAGTTCCGGGAATGGAGCCAGCACAGCAGCCAGCCCGACCCAGCCCATCCAGCTGAGCGACCTCCAGAGCATCCTGGCCACGATGAACGTACCAGCCGGGCCAGCAGGCGGCCAGCAAG TGGACCTGGCCAGTGTGCTGACGCCGGAGATAATGGCTCCCATCCTCGCCAACGCGGATGTCCAGGAGCGCCTGCTTCCCTACTTGCCATCTGGGGAGTCGCTGCCGCAGACCGCGGATGAGATCCAGAATACCCTGACCTCGCCCCAGTTCCAGCAG ATGTGGAAGCGTTTGCCAAAGCCATGCAGAACAACGCCAAGCCCGAGCAGAAAGAGGGCGACACGAAGGACAAGAAGGACGAAGAGGAGGACATGA
- the ADRM1 gene encoding proteasomal ubiquitin receptor ADRM1 isoform 2 (isoform 2 is encoded by transcript variant 4): MTTSGALFPSLVPGSRGASNKYLVEFRAGKMSLKGTTVTPDKRKGLVYIQQTDDSLIHFCWKDRTSGNVEDEPKTDQDEEHCRKVNEYLNNPPMPGALGASGSSGHELSALGGEGGLQSLLGNMSHSQLMQLIGPAGLGGLGGLGALTGPGLASLLGSSGPPGSSSSSSSRSQSAAVTPSSTTSSTRATPAPSAPAAASATSPSPAPSSGNGASTAASPTQPIQLSDLQSILATMNVPAGPAGGQQVDLASVLTPEIMAPILANADVQERLLPYLPSGESLPQTADEIQNTLTSPQFQQALGMFSAALASGQLGPLMCQFGLPAEAVEAANKGDVEAFAKAMQNNAKPEQKEGDTKDKKDEEEDMSLD, encoded by the exons ATGACGACCTCAGGCGCGCTCTTTCCAAGCCTGGTGCCAGGCTCTCGGGGCGCCTCCAACAAGTACTTGGTGGAGTTTCGGGCGGGAAAGATGTCCCTGAAGGGGACCACCGTGACTCCGGATAAGCGGAAAGGGCTGGTGTACATTCAGCAGACGGACGACTCGCTTATTCACTTCTGCTGGAAGGACAGGACGTCCGGGAACGTGGAAGAC GAACCCAAGACAGACCAGGATGAGGAGCATTGCCGGAAAGTCAACGAGTATCTGAACAACCCCCCGATGCCTGGGGCGCTGGGGGCCAGCGGAAGCAGCGGCCACGAACTCTCTGCGCTAGGCG GTGAGGGTGGCCTGCAGAGCCTGCTGGGAAACATGAGCCACAGCCAGCTCATGCAGCTCATCGGACCAGCCGGCCTTGGAGGACTGG GTGGGCTGGGGGCCCTGACTGGACCTGGCCTGGCCAGCTTACTGGGGAGCAGTGGGCCTCCAGGGAGCAGCTCCTCCTCCAG CTCCCGGAGCCAGTCGGCAGCGGTCACCCCGTCATCCACCACCTCTTCCACCCGTGCCACCCCAGCCCCTTCTGCTCCAGCAGCTGCCTCAGCAACTAGCCCGAGCCCCGCGCCCAGTTCCGGGAATGGAGCCAGCACAGCAGCCAGCCCGACCCAGCCCATCCAGCTGAGCGACCTCCAGAGCATCCTGGCCACGATGAACGTACCAGCCGGGCCAGCAGGCGGCCAGCAAG TGGACCTGGCCAGTGTGCTGACGCCGGAGATAATGGCTCCCATCCTCGCCAACGCGGATGTCCAGGAGCGCCTGCTTCCCTACTTGCCATCTGGGGAGTCGCTGCCGCAGACCGCGGATGAGATCCAGAATACCCTGACCTCGCCCCAGTTCCAGCAG GCCCTGGGCATGTTCAGCGCAGCCTTGGCCTCGGGGCAGCTGGGCCCCCTCATGTGCCAGTTCGGTCTGCCTGCAGAGGCTGTGGAGGCCGCCAACAAGGGCG ATGTGGAAGCGTTTGCCAAAGCCATGCAGAACAACGCCAAGCCCGAGCAGAAAGAGGGCGACACGAAGGACAAGAAGGACGAAGAGGAGGACATGAGCCTGGACTGA